CAGTTTTCCGGAACGTTGCGCGGCCAGTTCCATTTCCAGCGATGCGTTGAATGGGTTCTGAACACCTCTGATAATAAAATCACTTCCGTTTGGCTTGTTCACCATGGCGGTGCCGGAGTATGCTTTTACATTATTTTCAACTATGCGTATCCGGTAGTAAGTAGCACCTGTTATCAGTTCCGGATCGCTCCATTGGAAAGCGGTTTGCGTACCTGCCTGTATGATGGCCATGTCGCGGAAATTGCGGTTGTTGGTACTCTTCTCCACTACCAGGAGGGTGCCGGGTGAGGCGTTCAGTGCCTGCCAGTTGAGCATGGCTTTTTGCTGACGCAACTGCGCAGTGAAATTCCTGATTTCTATGGGAAGGATGGTACAATCGTTCACCTGGAGCGTAAGAATATTGGTGCCGTCGGCAAAGGAGCAACTGTTGTTAAGATTGGTGGTTGAAGTAGCGATACGCAGCCTGTAAAGATGACCATCGTCAGCTGCACTGGCAATGAAAGCGGGGTAATCCACCTGGTAGGTATGGTTGGTGCCGTCGTTCACCGGGGTTGATTCGCCCTGTTCACCTGTATTGCTCCAGTTGGAACCGCCATCGGTACTCCTTTCCCAGCGCCAGAACCGGTAGTTGTCGAAGTAGGAACTTACGATCGCCTTTAGTTCCACGGCCTGTGCATCAGCGCAAACAGCCGCAATTGGAGAGGGATTAAAATTCAGTTCAGGCGAGCAGGTTCCGAATGTGATGTCGTCTATTGCCCAATCGTTGCCGCCGCCACCTGGTGCATTGTTGCGGATGGTGATGGTGAAAGAGGTTTGTCCGGGATTGGTTTTGAAGATAAATCCTTTCTTTACCCAGTTGCCTGAGTAGGCTATGTTTCCAGTGGAATAATACGCAGTCCCATCCACCTCGAAGGTGAGGTTGGGGTTAACCCCGGATGGATCGGCACCGTTGAAGTTTGCGTCTTGGGAGCCGCGCCCCATGGTATCGCAGGCGCAGAGGGAGCATACGTTTTTGAACCAGGCGGAGAATTCATAATAAGTTTCTCCGCAAAGTCCTGAAACGGGTTGCTGGAACGCTTCTCCATTGGCGTAACTCGCATTCACCACTACAAAGTAACCACCTGTTGTTCCGGGTGCTACGGGTGCGTTACCCGCGGCCAGGTCGGAGGCACCGGTATGGTCGCCGGTGATGTCCCATATCGTAAATACCCTGTCGGAGCCGGGATTGGCGGCGTTTACATTGGTGGAGCCGGTTGGACTGAGGTTGTTTACGACGGCGTAATTCCCGTCATTTGGAGAGTTGGCACCTACATTGAGGCGGGGATAACCTACCACGATGGCGTCATAGCTTCTGTTCTGGGTATTCCCGGAGCCGAAGCTGCCATTGTCGTCCAATACCGCGTTGGCGCCTACGGAATTGGAGCATAGTCCGATGTTGGAGGAGAGCGCGATATTATACGCTTTAAAAATATTGTTCTGATAATTGGTGCCTGAAGTGCCCACCCTGTAATAAAATCCGCCGCCATTCAATGAAAGCGTTGAACCAAGGGCAAGAGCGGGATTAATCTGGATACGGTAGGAGGCCGACATGATGCAGGTGCTTCCAAAGAATGAAGGCCTGCCATTGTATTGAATGGTGCCTCCTCCTGTTGTTGTTGCGGGGTTGGTAGTGCTGCAGGTTCCTCCCATCACGCCGTTTCCGCTGCTGCCCATGTTGATGCGCAACGTTCGCGTTGCTGCGTCATACATAGCCGCATCATCTGCTGAAGCATCTGTATAGCTTCTGAAAACCAGTCCTTCGTTGGTTACAATTTTCAGGCTGCCCGTGATGTAAGTGGCATTGGTGGCGATGGTATCAACGAAACGGAATTGGGAAAGACGAAGATTGTTTCCCACAGCCACTGTGGCGCGTATTTCGAGGATGTCCCCGGGTTCATAAGTTCCCCCCACGGTTCCCTTCGTGATGTTCACAAAACTCTTCCCGAATAACTGGGAAAAAGCGGTGGTGGGGTAGAGGTATGCACCCAGCATCAAAAGAATGATGGGTAGAATTCTTTTCATCGGTATGGATTTAGAGTACGTTGTTCCAACACGAAATTAACAACTGATCACCACAATATAAACGTGATTCTACTCGTAAGATTGCGTGTTTCTCCCTTCCCCCCTGTAACCGATTGATTTCCCTTAGTATTCTTACAAAAAAAGAGGGAAACCCCTCTTCTTTTGTAAGTGTATTCTTTTAGGTAATTTGGATATGTGGGGTCCTTTTTATTTCACCACCCGTTGGTAATAAACTTCATCGTTCCACCTGATTTTCAACACATATATACCTTTGGGCAACCCGGCCAGTTGTGTGAACGCGATTTTTTGTACGCCCGCGGAGAGCAGTTGTTCCTGTTGCCGTACTACCCTGCCTTGTAAATCTGTCAGGAGCAATTGCAGTTGACCAGACTTTTGTGTTGCCAGTTCCATTTCAAGCGAGCTGACAAACGGGTTCTGTATGCCCCGGATGATGAAATCGCTGCCATCAGGTTTGTTCACCATGGTGGTCCTGGAATAGGCTTTCAGGTTGTGATAGGCTATTCGTATCCGATAGTAAGTAGCACCTGTGATGATTTCAGGATCGTTCCACTGAAAAGCGGTTTGTG
The Parasegetibacter sp. NRK P23 DNA segment above includes these coding regions:
- a CDS encoding T9SS type A sorting domain-containing protein, giving the protein MKRILPIILLMLGAYLYPTTAFSQLFGKSFVNITKGTVGGTYEPGDILEIRATVAVGNNLRLSQFRFVDTIATNATYITGSLKIVTNEGLVFRSYTDASADDAAMYDAATRTLRINMGSSGNGVMGGTCSTTNPATTTGGGTIQYNGRPSFFGSTCIMSASYRIQINPALALGSTLSLNGGGFYYRVGTSGTNYQNNIFKAYNIALSSNIGLCSNSVGANAVLDDNGSFGSGNTQNRSYDAIVVGYPRLNVGANSPNDGNYAVVNNLSPTGSTNVNAANPGSDRVFTIWDITGDHTGASDLAAGNAPVAPGTTGGYFVVVNASYANGEAFQQPVSGLCGETYYEFSAWFKNVCSLCACDTMGRGSQDANFNGADPSGVNPNLTFEVDGTAYYSTGNIAYSGNWVKKGFIFKTNPGQTSFTITIRNNAPGGGGNDWAIDDITFGTCSPELNFNPSPIAAVCADAQAVELKAIVSSYFDNYRFWRWERSTDGGSNWSNTGEQGESTPVNDGTNHTYQVDYPAFIASAADDGHLYRLRIATSTTNLNNSCSFADGTNILTLQVNDCTILPIEIRNFTAQLRQQKAMLNWQALNASPGTLLVVEKSTNNRNFRDMAIIQAGTQTAFQWSDPELITGATYYRIRIVENNVKAYSGTAMVNKPNGSDFIIRGVQNPFNASLEMELAAQRSGKLQLSLTDLQGRVVKQQQQQLSAGVQRVSFHQLDQMPKGMYVLKIQWNDEVFYQRVVK